A single genomic interval of Oceanithermus profundus DSM 14977 harbors:
- the ppsA gene encoding phosphoenolpyruvate synthase → MKWVKWFSEVGIHDVPLVGGKNASLGEMLRTLGEVGVRVPDGFAITAEAYRYYLREAGLEDKIRALLDGWDRSDPADLIRRARRIRNMIVRAECPEDLRQEIAEAYAELSRKYGTDEVDVAVRSSATAEDLPTASFAGQQDTYLMVHGEAELLLSVRRAFASLFTARAISYREDMGFDHFKVALSVGVQKMVRSDLASSGVIFTLDTETGFRDVVLVTSIWGLGENIVQGRVVPDEFYVHKPTLRKGFDALVWKKLGGKEFKLVYDEQKQRLSNQPTPRDERERFSLEPDEVLQLARWAVAIEDHYSKVHGAPTPMDIEWAKDGLSGELFIVQARPETVHSQRKGLKFTVYELKEKGKVLVRGLAVGEKIASGKVRVITDPNKMDEFQPGEVLVTTITDPDWEPIMKEAAAIVTDRGGRTSHAAIVARELGIPAVVGSENATRILRTGQEVTVSCAEGEDGRVYEGRLAFEVHEVDPETLPKPERTRILLNVGNPELAFKLAQYPVDGVGLARMEFIFASWIRVHPLALTRYDQLPIRVKRQVDELTRGYPSKEEYFIDKLAQGIAVIAAAFYPREVILRFSDFKTNEYAHLLGGELFEPREENPMLGWRGASRYYHPDYKEGFLLELAAVKRVREVMGLENLKVMVPFCRTPEEGRQVLEVMKEGGLEPGKGGLEVYVMAEIPSNIWLADTYADVFDGFSIGSNDLTQLTLGVDRDSDRIAALFDERNEAVKRSVAHLIERAHAHAPRRKVGICGQAPSDYPEFAAFLVEKGIDSISLNPDAVLRTMQRVVEMEQKLKARG, encoded by the coding sequence ATGAAATGGGTCAAGTGGTTCTCCGAAGTGGGCATCCACGACGTGCCCCTCGTTGGGGGCAAGAACGCCTCGCTGGGTGAGATGCTGCGCACCCTGGGGGAGGTGGGGGTCCGCGTCCCCGACGGGTTCGCCATCACCGCGGAGGCGTACCGGTACTACCTGCGCGAAGCCGGGCTCGAGGACAAGATTCGGGCGCTGCTCGACGGGTGGGACCGCTCCGACCCCGCCGACCTGATCCGGCGCGCCCGGCGCATTCGCAACATGATCGTGCGCGCCGAGTGTCCCGAAGACCTGCGCCAGGAGATCGCCGAGGCCTACGCGGAGCTCTCGCGCAAATACGGCACGGACGAGGTGGACGTCGCGGTGCGCTCGAGCGCGACCGCCGAGGACCTGCCCACGGCCAGCTTCGCCGGCCAGCAGGACACCTACCTGATGGTGCACGGTGAGGCCGAGCTGCTGCTCTCGGTGCGCCGCGCCTTCGCCAGCCTTTTCACCGCCCGCGCCATCAGCTACCGCGAGGACATGGGCTTCGACCACTTCAAGGTGGCCCTCTCGGTGGGGGTGCAGAAGATGGTGCGCTCCGACCTGGCCTCGAGCGGCGTGATCTTCACCCTCGACACCGAGACCGGCTTCCGCGACGTCGTATTGGTCACCTCGATCTGGGGCCTGGGCGAGAACATCGTCCAGGGGCGCGTGGTCCCCGACGAGTTCTACGTCCACAAGCCGACGCTGCGCAAGGGCTTCGACGCGCTCGTTTGGAAGAAGCTGGGGGGCAAGGAGTTCAAGCTCGTCTACGACGAGCAGAAGCAGCGCCTCAGCAACCAGCCAACGCCCAGGGACGAACGGGAGCGCTTCTCGCTCGAGCCGGACGAGGTGCTGCAGCTCGCCCGCTGGGCCGTGGCCATCGAGGACCATTACTCCAAGGTCCACGGGGCGCCCACGCCGATGGACATCGAATGGGCCAAGGACGGCCTCTCCGGTGAGCTCTTCATCGTGCAGGCGCGGCCGGAGACGGTGCACAGCCAGCGCAAGGGCCTCAAGTTCACCGTCTACGAGCTGAAGGAAAAGGGCAAGGTGCTCGTCCGCGGTCTGGCCGTGGGCGAGAAGATCGCCAGCGGCAAGGTGCGCGTCATCACCGACCCCAACAAGATGGACGAGTTCCAGCCGGGCGAGGTGCTGGTCACCACGATCACCGACCCCGACTGGGAACCCATCATGAAGGAGGCCGCGGCGATCGTCACCGACCGCGGCGGCCGCACCTCGCACGCCGCCATCGTCGCCCGGGAGCTGGGGATTCCCGCGGTCGTCGGCTCCGAGAACGCCACCCGGATCCTCAGGACCGGGCAGGAGGTCACCGTCTCCTGCGCCGAGGGCGAGGACGGCCGGGTCTACGAGGGCCGGCTCGCCTTCGAGGTGCACGAGGTCGACCCCGAGACCCTGCCCAAGCCCGAGCGGACGCGGATCCTGCTCAACGTTGGCAACCCCGAGCTGGCCTTCAAGCTGGCCCAGTATCCGGTGGACGGAGTGGGGCTCGCGCGCATGGAGTTCATCTTCGCTTCCTGGATCCGGGTGCACCCGCTGGCGCTGACCCGTTACGACCAGCTCCCCATCCGCGTCAAGCGGCAGGTGGACGAGCTGACGCGGGGTTACCCAAGCAAGGAGGAGTACTTCATCGACAAGCTGGCCCAGGGGATCGCCGTCATCGCCGCGGCCTTCTACCCGCGTGAGGTGATCCTGCGCTTCTCCGACTTCAAGACCAACGAGTACGCGCACCTCCTCGGCGGCGAGCTCTTCGAGCCCCGCGAGGAAAACCCGATGCTCGGCTGGCGCGGCGCAAGCCGCTACTACCACCCCGACTACAAGGAGGGATTCCTCCTCGAGCTGGCGGCGGTCAAGCGGGTGCGGGAGGTGATGGGCCTCGAGAACCTCAAGGTGATGGTGCCCTTCTGCCGCACCCCCGAGGAGGGCCGGCAGGTGCTCGAGGTGATGAAGGAAGGCGGGCTCGAGCCGGGCAAGGGCGGGCTCGAGGTCTACGTGATGGCCGAGATCCCCTCGAACATCTGGCTCGCCGACACCTATGCCGACGTCTTCGACGGCTTCTCGATCGGCTCCAACGACCTGACCCAGCTCACCCTCGGGGTGGACCGCGACTCCGACCGCATCGCCGCCCTCTTCGACGAGCGAAACGAGGCAGTCAAGCGCTCGGTCGCCCACCTGATCGAGCGGGCTCACGCCCACGCCCCGCGCCGCAAGGTGGGCATCTGCGGCCAGGCGCCCAGCGACTACCCCGAGTTCGCCGCTTTCCTGGTGGAGAAGGGGATCGACAGCATCAGCCTCAACCCCGACGCCGTCCTGCGCACGATGCAGCGCGTCGTCGAGATGGAACAGAAGCTTAAGGCGCGCGGCTAG
- a CDS encoding undecaprenyl-diphosphate phosphatase — protein sequence MDLFRAIVLGVVQGLTEFLPVSSSGHLVLADYYLFGGQALPLWVDIASNTGTFLAALLLMRREIAQALTGFFAGLVRREARRREGWKLALLILVASLPALIVGLALKGVFESINNPVFVSFGLFLTGWILWTTPRGGAKDVVGRVTYKDAFLGGLAQSLAILPGVSRSGSTIAAFLHLGLSPVLAAKLSFLMYSVASFGVMLLGLKDGLPDGVHAGPVLAMIAAAFVSGYLAMLWLFGILRRGQFRWFAPYVWVLAAWTLFTLR from the coding sequence ATGGATCTTTTTCGCGCCATCGTCCTGGGCGTCGTGCAGGGGCTCACGGAGTTTCTTCCGGTCTCGAGCTCCGGCCATCTGGTGCTCGCGGACTACTACCTCTTCGGCGGCCAGGCCCTGCCCCTGTGGGTGGACATCGCCTCGAACACCGGCACCTTCCTGGCGGCGCTCCTGCTGATGCGCCGTGAGATCGCCCAAGCGCTCACCGGCTTTTTCGCGGGGCTGGTGCGGCGGGAAGCCCGGCGGCGCGAGGGGTGGAAGCTGGCGCTGCTCATTCTAGTGGCCAGCCTGCCGGCGCTGATCGTGGGCCTGGCACTCAAGGGCGTCTTCGAAAGCATCAACAACCCCGTCTTCGTCAGCTTCGGGCTCTTCCTGACCGGGTGGATCCTCTGGACGACGCCCCGCGGCGGAGCGAAGGACGTCGTGGGGCGCGTGACCTACAAGGACGCCTTTCTGGGCGGGCTGGCCCAGAGCCTGGCCATCCTGCCCGGCGTCTCCCGCAGCGGCAGCACGATCGCGGCCTTCCTGCACCTGGGCCTCTCGCCGGTCCTGGCCGCCAAGCTGAGCTTCTTGATGTACAGCGTGGCGAGCTTTGGGGTGATGCTGCTGGGCCTGAAGGACGGGCTGCCCGACGGCGTGCACGCGGGACCGGTACTGGCGATGATCGCCGCGGCCTTCGTAAGCGGCTACCTGGCCATGCTCTGGCTCTTCGGCATCCTGCGGCGCGGACAGTTCCGCTGGTTCGCGCCCTACGTCTGGGTGCTGGCCGCCTGGACGCTATTTACCCTGCGCTAG
- a CDS encoding cupin domain-containing protein, translated as MEIIDASEATGAPARKVYDHPQGQALMVVLKPGETLRRHTAPVDIFIYVLEGEGVVHVGEASARVRPDLLVPCAAGVPHALENTGEAVLRALVVKLGAG; from the coding sequence ATGGAAATCATCGATGCGAGCGAAGCCACAGGCGCGCCGGCGCGCAAGGTGTACGACCACCCGCAGGGTCAGGCGCTCATGGTGGTGCTGAAGCCGGGGGAGACGCTGCGGAGGCACACCGCGCCGGTGGACATCTTCATCTACGTGTTGGAGGGCGAGGGCGTGGTGCACGTCGGCGAAGCGTCGGCCCGGGTCCGCCCCGATCTGCTGGTCCCTTGCGCCGCCGGCGTGCCGCACGCGCTCGAGAACACCGGCGAGGCGGTGCTGCGCGCCCTCGTGGTGAAGCTGGGCGCCGGCTAG
- the argH gene encoding argininosuccinate lyase — protein MAGEGSKKLWGGRFAGETDKLAEAFNNSLDFDRRLWREDLDGSRAHARMLARQGILTEEEARAILAGLDRIEKEIEAGAFPWRDEYEDVHMNVEARLTELVGEVGGKLHTARSRNDQVATDLRLWLRRSLAGIVEAQQELARVLVAEAERHLEPPVVLPGYTHLQRAQPVLLSHWFMAYYEMLSRDTTRVLDALFRMDESPLGAAALAGTSFPIDRHYTAEQLGFLEPMRNSLDAVASRDFVLEALSAIAIGQLTLSRLAEELVLYSSFEFGFVTLPDAFATGSSIMPQKKNPDIPELIRAKAGRAIGDLVTLLTVVKGLPLAYNKDLQEDKEPVFDAVDTYTSSLKLMAALLPGLTWHPEVTKRAATGGFALATDLADYLSRKGLPFRRAHAVVGRIVRKLQEEGRDLDDLDLDELRSFSELFDEDALALLSVEGSVSSRNVYGGTAPEQVRARIAEAKKELEEDGS, from the coding sequence ATGGCGGGGGAGGGTTCGAAAAAGCTCTGGGGCGGTCGCTTCGCCGGCGAGACCGACAAGCTGGCCGAGGCGTTCAACAACTCGCTCGACTTCGACCGGCGGCTCTGGCGCGAGGATCTGGACGGCAGCCGCGCCCACGCCCGCATGCTGGCCAGGCAGGGCATCCTGACCGAGGAGGAGGCCCGGGCGATTCTAGCGGGCCTCGACCGGATCGAAAAAGAAATCGAGGCCGGCGCCTTCCCCTGGCGCGACGAGTACGAAGACGTGCACATGAACGTCGAGGCGCGGCTAACTGAGCTGGTGGGCGAGGTCGGCGGCAAGCTGCACACCGCCCGCAGCCGCAACGACCAGGTGGCCACCGACCTGCGGCTCTGGCTCAGGCGGTCGCTGGCGGGGATCGTGGAGGCGCAGCAGGAGCTGGCGCGGGTGCTGGTGGCCGAGGCGGAGCGCCACCTGGAGCCGCCCGTCGTCCTGCCCGGTTACACCCACCTGCAGCGGGCGCAGCCGGTGCTGCTCTCGCACTGGTTCATGGCCTACTACGAGATGCTTTCGCGCGACACCACCCGGGTGCTCGACGCCCTCTTCCGCATGGACGAATCGCCCCTGGGGGCGGCGGCGCTGGCGGGGACGAGCTTCCCCATCGACCGCCACTACACCGCCGAGCAACTGGGCTTCCTGGAGCCGATGCGCAACAGCCTGGACGCCGTCGCCAGCCGCGACTTCGTACTGGAGGCGCTTTCCGCGATTGCCATCGGCCAGCTGACGCTCTCGCGCCTGGCCGAGGAGCTGGTGCTCTACTCGAGCTTCGAGTTCGGCTTCGTCACCCTGCCCGACGCTTTCGCTACCGGCAGCTCGATCATGCCGCAAAAGAAGAACCCCGACATCCCCGAGCTGATCCGCGCCAAGGCGGGGCGGGCGATCGGCGACCTGGTGACGCTGCTTACGGTGGTCAAGGGCCTGCCGCTGGCCTACAACAAAGATCTGCAGGAGGACAAGGAGCCGGTCTTCGATGCGGTGGATACTTATACATCGTCCCTCAAGCTTATGGCGGCGCTGCTTCCGGGGCTCACGTGGCACCCGGAGGTTACGAAGCGGGCGGCGACGGGCGGCTTCGCCCTGGCCACCGACCTGGCCGACTACCTGAGCCGGAAGGGCCTGCCCTTCCGCCGGGCGCACGCGGTGGTGGGTCGGATCGTCCGCAAGCTGCAGGAAGAGGGCCGCGACCTCGACGACCTTGACCTCGACGAGCTGCGTTCCTTCAGCGAACTGTTCGACGAGGACGCGCTGGCGTTGCTCTCGGTCGAGGGGTCGGTGAGCAGCCGAAACGTCTACGGCGGCACCGCGCCCGAGCAGGTGCGGGCGCGGATCGCCGAAGCCAAGAAGGAGTTGGAGGAGGACGGGTCATGA
- a CDS encoding N-acetyltransferase, with translation MMKLELKSAELPEVDPTLETNLRKARLSDVDQIFELIKYWAEQGFMLVRSRSQLYENIRDFYVVEDVEGHIVGTVALHVLWADLAEIRSLAVHPARQGQGLGRWLVLASEREARDLHVPKVFTFTLQDGFFRKLGYQDIPREDLPPKVWVECADCPFQDNCHEIPLIKHLSGVNGKGSV, from the coding sequence ATGATGAAGCTGGAGCTCAAGTCCGCCGAGTTGCCCGAGGTGGACCCGACGCTCGAAACCAACCTGCGTAAGGCGCGGCTCAGCGACGTGGACCAGATCTTCGAACTCATCAAGTACTGGGCCGAACAGGGGTTCATGCTGGTGCGCAGCCGCAGCCAGCTCTACGAGAACATCCGCGACTTCTACGTGGTCGAGGACGTCGAGGGCCACATCGTCGGCACCGTGGCCCTGCACGTGCTCTGGGCCGACCTGGCCGAGATCCGAAGCCTGGCGGTGCACCCCGCCCGCCAGGGTCAGGGGCTGGGGCGCTGGCTGGTGCTCGCCAGCGAGCGCGAGGCGCGCGACCTGCACGTGCCCAAGGTCTTTACCTTTACCTTGCAGGACGGGTTCTTTCGCAAGCTCGGCTACCAGGACATCCCCCGCGAGGACCTGCCCCCCAAGGTCTGGGTCGAATGCGCCGACTGCCCCTTCCAGGACAACTGCCACGAAATCCCCCTGATCAAGCACTTGTCCGGAGTGAACGGAAAAGGTAGCGTGTAG
- a CDS encoding argininosuccinate synthase: protein MKVVLAYSGGLDTSIILKWLIEEYGAEVIAFTADIGQGDEVEEAREKALATGASKAIALDLREEFVRDFVFPMFRAAPLYEGYYLLGTSIARPLIAKYLVQIAEQEGAEAISHGATGKGNDQVRFEVSAYALKPDIKVIAPWREWAFTGRTEMIDFAEKHGIPVVQTHAKPYSMDANMLHVSYEGGILEDPWAEPPADMFLFTRNPEEAPDEPEYVEIEFENGDAVAVNGERLSPAALLTRLNEIAGRHGVGRVDLVENRFVGMKSRGVYETPGGTLLYHGRRAVESLTLDREALHLCDQLSPKYAEIVYNGFWFSPEREALQALFDEVARSVTGTARLKLYKGGVTVAGRKSPVSLYDQKLVSFDEEGGYDQHDAEGFIKLNALRLKARARAQKG, encoded by the coding sequence ATGAAAGTTGTTTTGGCCTACTCCGGCGGTTTGGACACCAGCATCATCCTGAAGTGGCTCATCGAGGAATACGGGGCCGAGGTCATCGCTTTCACGGCCGACATCGGCCAGGGCGACGAGGTGGAGGAAGCCCGCGAAAAGGCCCTGGCCACCGGTGCGAGCAAGGCCATCGCCCTCGACCTGCGCGAGGAGTTCGTGCGTGACTTCGTATTTCCCATGTTCCGCGCCGCCCCGCTCTACGAGGGCTACTACCTGCTCGGCACCTCGATCGCCCGACCCCTGATCGCCAAGTACCTGGTGCAGATCGCCGAACAGGAGGGGGCCGAGGCCATCAGCCACGGCGCCACCGGGAAGGGCAACGACCAGGTGCGCTTCGAGGTGTCCGCCTACGCCCTCAAGCCCGACATCAAGGTCATCGCCCCCTGGCGCGAGTGGGCGTTCACCGGCCGCACCGAGATGATCGACTTCGCCGAGAAGCACGGCATCCCCGTGGTCCAGACCCACGCCAAGCCCTACTCGATGGACGCCAACATGCTGCACGTTTCCTACGAGGGCGGCATCCTCGAAGACCCCTGGGCCGAGCCGCCGGCTGACATGTTCCTCTTCACCCGGAACCCGGAGGAGGCGCCCGACGAGCCCGAATACGTCGAGATCGAGTTCGAGAACGGCGACGCGGTGGCGGTGAACGGCGAGCGGCTCTCGCCGGCGGCGCTGCTGACCCGGCTCAACGAGATCGCCGGCCGCCACGGCGTGGGCCGGGTGGACCTGGTGGAGAACCGCTTCGTGGGCATGAAATCGCGCGGCGTCTACGAGACCCCGGGCGGCACCCTGCTCTACCACGGCCGCCGGGCGGTGGAGAGCCTGACGCTCGACCGCGAGGCGCTGCACCTGTGCGACCAGCTTTCGCCGAAGTACGCCGAGATCGTCTACAACGGCTTCTGGTTCTCGCCCGAGCGCGAGGCGCTCCAGGCCCTCTTCGACGAGGTGGCCCGGTCGGTCACCGGAACCGCCCGCCTCAAGCTCTACAAGGGCGGCGTGACCGTCGCCGGCCGCAAGTCGCCGGTCAGCCTCTACGACCAGAAGCTGGTCAGCTTCGACGAAGAAGGCGGCTACGACCAGCACGACGCCGAGGGCTTCATCAAACTCAACGCCCTGCGGCTCAAAGCCCGGGCGCGGGCGCAGAAAGGCTAG
- the rplM gene encoding 50S ribosomal protein L13 — protein sequence MHKTYVPKEIEPKWVLVDAQGKTLGRLASEIAKILRGKHRPEYTPNMLSGDFVVVINAEKVHLTGNKLQQKTYTRYSGYPSGLKRIPVAEMLKRHPERVLQHAVKGMLPKGPLGRRMLKRLKIYAGAQHPHAAQKPEPIELEVK from the coding sequence GTGCACAAGACGTACGTACCCAAAGAAATCGAACCCAAGTGGGTTCTGGTCGATGCCCAGGGGAAAACGCTGGGGCGACTGGCCAGCGAGATCGCCAAGATTCTGCGCGGCAAGCACCGGCCGGAGTACACGCCCAACATGCTCAGCGGCGACTTCGTGGTCGTGATCAACGCCGAGAAGGTGCACCTCACCGGCAACAAGCTGCAGCAGAAGACCTACACCCGCTACTCGGGCTACCCCAGCGGCCTCAAGCGCATCCCGGTGGCGGAGATGCTGAAACGCCACCCCGAACGCGTGCTTCAGCACGCCGTCAAGGGCATGCTGCCCAAGGGCCCGCTGGGCCGCCGCATGCTCAAGAGGCTCAAGATCTACGCCGGCGCGCAGCATCCCCACGCGGCGCAGAAGCCCGAGCCCATCGAGTTGGAGGTTAAGTAA
- a CDS encoding formate--tetrahydrofolate ligase: MTDLEIAQKATLRPIREIAGAIGIPEDKLFHYGPYMAKVEGEPPPKRGRLILVTALTPTPAGEGKTTVSIGLTQGLGKLGKRAAVALREPSLGPVFGVKGGATGGGYSQVLPMEEINLHFTGDFHAVTSAVNLLAAMVDNHIHQGNALGIEPRRVEYKRVLDMNDRALRHVVTGLGGPINGVPAESGFEITVASEVMAVMALARTVPELKERLGRIRIGYTFDRKPVYAYQLKANGAMTALLVQALKPNLVQTLEGQPAFVHMGPFANIAHGTNSVRATEMALGYADYVVTEAGFGSDLGAEKFFNVVSRAAGFAPEAVVLVATVRALRYHGGADDYNVPNPEAVKQGLANLAQHAGNIRQHGFDPVIALNHFASDTEEEIELVRAFAREYRLRFAVAEVWAKGGEGGRALAEEVLAALETPGQLQPLYDPNEELKEKIRRIATEVYGAAGVTYTKKARNALRRIERDGCDRLPVVMAKTPASLSDDPKLRGRPGDFTVTVTDLKARCGAGFVVVYMGDVMTMPGLPKVPAAERVDVTEDGRIVGLF, encoded by the coding sequence ATGACCGACCTCGAAATCGCCCAGAAGGCGACTTTGCGTCCGATCCGCGAGATCGCCGGCGCCATCGGCATTCCCGAGGACAAGCTCTTCCACTACGGCCCCTACATGGCCAAGGTCGAAGGCGAGCCGCCCCCCAAGCGAGGGCGGCTCATCCTCGTCACCGCCCTCACGCCCACGCCCGCGGGCGAGGGCAAGACCACCGTCTCCATCGGCCTTACCCAGGGCCTCGGCAAACTTGGCAAAAGGGCCGCGGTGGCCCTGCGCGAACCCAGCCTGGGTCCGGTCTTCGGCGTCAAGGGCGGGGCCACCGGCGGCGGCTACAGCCAGGTGCTCCCCATGGAGGAGATTAACCTCCACTTCACCGGCGACTTCCACGCCGTCACCAGCGCGGTCAACCTGCTGGCGGCGATGGTCGACAACCACATCCACCAGGGCAACGCCCTGGGGATCGAGCCGCGCCGCGTCGAGTACAAGCGCGTCCTCGACATGAACGACCGCGCCCTGCGCCACGTGGTCACCGGGCTGGGCGGGCCCATAAACGGGGTGCCCGCCGAGTCGGGCTTCGAGATCACCGTGGCCTCCGAGGTAATGGCCGTCATGGCCCTGGCCCGCACCGTGCCCGAGCTCAAGGAGCGCCTGGGCCGGATCCGCATCGGCTACACCTTCGACCGCAAGCCCGTCTACGCCTACCAGCTGAAGGCCAACGGCGCCATGACCGCGCTGCTGGTCCAGGCGCTCAAGCCCAACCTGGTGCAGACGCTCGAGGGCCAGCCCGCCTTCGTGCACATGGGCCCCTTCGCCAACATCGCCCACGGCACCAACTCGGTGCGCGCCACCGAGATGGCGCTTGGCTACGCCGACTACGTGGTCACCGAGGCCGGATTCGGCTCCGACCTAGGCGCCGAGAAGTTCTTCAACGTGGTCAGCCGCGCCGCCGGCTTCGCGCCCGAGGCGGTGGTCCTCGTCGCCACCGTTCGCGCGCTGCGCTACCACGGCGGCGCCGACGACTACAACGTCCCCAACCCCGAGGCCGTCAAGCAGGGCCTCGCCAACCTGGCCCAGCACGCGGGCAACATCCGCCAGCATGGCTTCGACCCCGTGATCGCGCTCAACCACTTCGCGAGCGACACCGAAGAAGAAATCGAGCTGGTGCGCGCCTTCGCCCGCGAATACCGCCTGCGCTTCGCCGTGGCCGAGGTCTGGGCCAAGGGCGGCGAGGGCGGCCGGGCGCTGGCCGAGGAGGTGCTGGCGGCGCTCGAGACGCCGGGCCAGCTGCAGCCGCTCTACGACCCGAACGAAGAGCTCAAGGAGAAGATCCGCCGCATCGCCACCGAGGTCTACGGCGCCGCGGGCGTGACCTACACCAAGAAGGCCCGCAACGCGCTGCGCCGCATCGAGCGGGACGGCTGCGACCGGCTGCCCGTGGTCATGGCCAAGACGCCCGCCAGCCTCTCGGACGACCCCAAGCTGCGCGGCCGCCCCGGCGACTTCACCGTGACCGTGACCGATCTCAAGGCCCGCTGCGGAGCGGGGTTCGTGGTGGTCTACATGGGCGACGTGATGACGATGCCGGGCCTGCCCAAGGTGCCCGCGGCCGAGCGGGTGGACGTGACCGAGGACGGCCGGATCGTCGGGCTGTTCTGA
- the carA gene encoding glutamine-hydrolyzing carbamoyl-phosphate synthase small subunit: protein MHERAILVLEDGTFYEGYAFGHTGKMPGEVVFNTSMTGYQEILTDPSYHGQIVVMTYPQIGNYGVNVYDMQSNRPWVRGFVAREFSRIASNHRAHQTLDEFMKDYGVVGIHGVDTRALVRKIREGGVIKGVIAHGSQFSGPDHRFTPEEIERLAFEAGAWIDIDGRDMTPEVTTPIPYAYPTLKSGKRIVVMDFGIKHAIVEQLAAHGAEVIVVPGKSSPAQIMALQPHGLLVSNGPGDPEMPTYAHESLWKLMGLLPTFGICLGHQLLALAAGGRTFKMKFGHRGANHPVKNLLDGSIEITSQNHGYAVDLDSLREFKPTHVNLNDGTLEGMAHERYPVFSVQYHPEASPGPHDSRYLFKRFLDEVDAFHGEVGMPVEKQRTDSFGV from the coding sequence ATGCACGAACGCGCCATCCTGGTTCTCGAAGACGGCACCTTCTACGAGGGGTACGCCTTCGGCCACACCGGCAAGATGCCCGGCGAGGTGGTTTTCAACACCTCGATGACGGGCTACCAGGAGATCCTCACCGATCCCAGCTACCACGGCCAGATCGTGGTCATGACCTACCCCCAGATCGGCAACTACGGGGTCAATGTGTACGACATGCAATCGAACCGGCCCTGGGTGCGCGGTTTCGTGGCGCGCGAGTTCAGCCGCATCGCTTCCAACCACCGGGCCCACCAGACCCTCGACGAGTTCATGAAGGACTACGGCGTGGTGGGGATTCACGGCGTCGACACCCGGGCGCTGGTGCGCAAGATCCGCGAGGGCGGGGTGATCAAGGGCGTCATCGCCCACGGCAGCCAGTTCTCGGGTCCCGATCACCGCTTCACGCCCGAGGAGATCGAGCGGCTGGCCTTCGAGGCGGGGGCCTGGATCGACATCGACGGCCGCGACATGACCCCCGAGGTGACCACGCCCATCCCCTACGCCTACCCGACGCTCAAGAGCGGCAAACGCATCGTGGTCATGGACTTCGGCATCAAGCACGCCATCGTCGAGCAACTGGCGGCGCACGGGGCCGAGGTGATCGTGGTTCCGGGGAAGAGCTCGCCGGCCCAGATCATGGCCCTGCAGCCCCACGGTCTGCTCGTTTCCAACGGCCCGGGGGACCCGGAGATGCCCACCTACGCGCACGAATCCTTGTGGAAACTGATGGGCCTGTTGCCCACCTTCGGGATCTGCCTGGGGCATCAGCTCCTGGCCCTGGCCGCCGGCGGGAGGACCTTCAAGATGAAGTTCGGCCACCGCGGAGCCAACCACCCGGTCAAGAACCTGCTCGACGGCAGCATCGAAATCACCAGCCAGAACCACGGGTACGCCGTGGACCTGGACAGCCTGCGGGAGTTCAAGCCCACCCACGTCAACCTCAACGACGGCACGCTCGAGGGCATGGCCCACGAGCGCTACCCCGTCTTCTCGGTGCAGTACCACCCCGAGGCCAGCCCCGGCCCCCACGACTCGCGCTACCTCTTCAAACGCTTCCTCGACGAGGTGGACGCCTTCCACGGCGAAGTGGGGATGCCGGTGGAGAAGCAGCGGACGGATTCGTTTGGGGTCTAA
- a CDS encoding 4a-hydroxytetrahydrobiopterin dehydratase, translated as MEKRWSEEQIRHALEGLEGWRYDDGRIERVFEFATYADGVAFATRIFLLSEKQNHHPDAVCVLWKKVGVAYTTHDVGGVTERDLKAATMINLLYQRFTD; from the coding sequence ATGGAGAAGCGCTGGTCGGAAGAACAGATTCGCCACGCCCTCGAGGGGTTGGAAGGGTGGCGGTACGACGACGGGCGGATCGAGCGCGTCTTCGAGTTCGCCACCTACGCCGACGGGGTGGCCTTCGCCACCCGCATCTTCCTGCTTTCCGAGAAGCAGAACCACCACCCCGACGCGGTCTGCGTGCTCTGGAAAAAGGTAGGGGTGGCCTACACCACCCACGACGTCGGAGGGGTCACGGAGCGCGACCTCAAGGCCGCGACGATGATCAACCTGCTCTACCAGCGCTTTACTGACTGA
- the rpsI gene encoding 30S ribosomal protein S9 — MEQFYGTGRRKTAVARVFLRPGKGQITVNGQPFEDYFSGLIKAASALDPLRHVNKEGQFDLLITVKGSGKSAQVDAIKMGIARALVQYDDELRVSLKKAGFLTRDAREVERKKYGKHKARKAPQYSKR, encoded by the coding sequence ATCGAACAGTTCTACGGCACCGGTCGTCGCAAGACCGCCGTGGCCCGCGTCTTCCTGCGCCCGGGCAAGGGGCAGATCACCGTCAACGGCCAGCCCTTCGAGGACTACTTCAGCGGGCTGATCAAGGCCGCTTCCGCCCTCGACCCGCTGCGCCACGTGAACAAGGAGGGGCAGTTCGACCTGCTCATCACCGTCAAGGGCAGCGGCAAGTCGGCCCAGGTCGACGCCATCAAGATGGGCATCGCCCGCGCCCTCGTACAGTACGACGACGAGCTGCGCGTAAGCCTCAAGAAGGCCGGCTTCCTCACCCGCGACGCCCGCGAGGTCGAGCGGAAGAAGTACGGCAAGCACAAGGCCCGCAAGGCCCCGCAGTACTCCAAGCGCTAG